Within the Salvia hispanica cultivar TCC Black 2014 chromosome 4, UniMelb_Shisp_WGS_1.0, whole genome shotgun sequence genome, the region GCCGTAATAACCACGTCGGGTCGGGCAAGAAGCAATGCGCGTGGTGATCCGACCCGATCTGATAGTGTGCGCGGCGATGATCGGATGGAGCGGGTTCGGGTTCGGGTTCGGGTTTGGGGCTCCATGGGGGGGTGGAAGAATAACCCGGCTGGTGGTGGTTTGAGCTTTCTTGGTGTTTCCTGAATCGGGTCGTTGTGAATGCTTGCTAGTGCTACCTTGTGCTTCCTCTGGTGCAGCTTTTCGGATCCGGATTCAAGCTGGCGACGACCCGGTTGTGTTTGGGGTTTCGGGACTCCGGGTCGGATCTCCCATTTGAAGGGAATGGATCCGGGCTTCTTGAAGGAAtcatcatttttcatttttttcgaAATTAGAATACTATCTTggtgtgtttgtgtttgtgtttgtgtgagAGTGGAAGCTCAATTTTGTGTGGGGAAATCAAT harbors:
- the LOC125185679 gene encoding uncharacterized protein LOC125185679; its protein translation is MKNDDSFKKPGSIPFKWEIRPGVPKPQTQPGRRQLESGSEKLHQRKHKVALASIHNDPIQETPRKLKPPPAGLFFHPPMEPQTRTRTRTRSIRSSPRTLSDRVGSPRALLLARPDVVITAGCFPSPQKPKNVKGARSVSEPDYYSDIEVSSRWSVSSRKTVPTSSPSIHGSSPRPVSDAEWAGFGLF